In Natronococcus occultus SP4, the following proteins share a genomic window:
- a CDS encoding HIT family protein, which yields MSTIFTQIVEGEIPARIVYEDETTVAFLDANPLAPGHTLVIPKDEYERLNDVPGDVATDLYATIHRLVPAVEESVDADASTVAFNNGEAAGQEVPHVHCHIVPRFEGDGGGPIHGVAGEAPDLADDELDGIADDIESRI from the coding sequence ATGAGCACGATCTTCACGCAGATCGTCGAGGGAGAGATCCCCGCCCGCATCGTCTACGAGGACGAGACCACCGTCGCCTTCCTCGACGCTAACCCGCTGGCGCCGGGCCACACCCTGGTGATCCCGAAAGACGAGTACGAGCGGCTCAACGACGTCCCCGGGGACGTCGCGACGGATCTGTACGCGACGATCCACCGGCTGGTGCCGGCCGTCGAGGAGAGCGTCGACGCCGACGCCTCGACAGTCGCCTTCAACAACGGCGAGGCCGCGGGTCAGGAGGTGCCACACGTCCACTGCCACATCGTCCCCCGCTTCGAGGGCGACGGCGGCGGCCCGATCCACGGCGTCGCGGGCGAGGCGCCCGACCTCGCGGACGACGAACTCGACGGGATCGCCGACGACATCGAGTCCCGAATCTGA